A stretch of Bacillus pseudomycoides DNA encodes these proteins:
- the mmgD gene encoding citrate synthase gives MKAEEKFSPGLDGVVAAETKISFLDTVKGEIVIQGYDLIELSKTKEYLDIVHLLLEEHLPNEDEKKALEKKLKAEYEVPEGVFNVLKALPKETHPMDGLRTGVSALAGYDNDIENRSLEVNKARGYKLLSKVPNIVANSYHILNNEEPVQPLKELSYSANFFYMLTGKKPTELEEKIFDRSLVLYSEHEMPNSTFTARVIASTQSDLYGALTGAVASLKGSLHGGANEAVMYMLLEAGNVEKFEELLQKKLYNKEKIMGFGHRVYMKKIDPRALMMKEALKQLCDVKGDYTLYEMCEAGEKIMEKEKGIYPNLDYYAAPVYWMLGIPIQLYTPIFFSSRTVGLCAHVIEQHTNNRLFRPRVNYIGERHVLSK, from the coding sequence ATGAAAGCTGAAGAAAAATTTTCCCCGGGATTAGATGGTGTAGTCGCAGCGGAGACGAAAATCTCGTTTCTTGACACAGTAAAAGGTGAAATCGTTATTCAAGGATATGACTTAATTGAATTATCAAAGACAAAAGAGTATTTAGACATTGTGCACCTTTTACTAGAAGAACATCTACCAAATGAGGATGAAAAGAAGGCACTTGAAAAAAAATTGAAGGCAGAATATGAAGTACCAGAAGGTGTGTTCAATGTTTTAAAAGCATTGCCCAAAGAAACGCATCCGATGGACGGATTACGTACAGGTGTATCGGCATTAGCTGGCTACGATAACGATATTGAAAATCGTTCGTTAGAAGTGAATAAAGCTCGCGGTTATAAGTTATTAAGCAAAGTGCCGAATATTGTGGCAAACAGTTACCATATTTTAAACAATGAAGAGCCTGTTCAGCCTCTAAAAGAATTATCGTATAGTGCGAATTTCTTTTATATGTTAACTGGAAAAAAACCAACTGAGCTGGAAGAGAAAATCTTCGATCGCTCCCTTGTTTTATATAGTGAACATGAAATGCCGAATTCTACATTTACAGCACGCGTGATTGCATCTACGCAATCAGATTTATACGGTGCTTTAACAGGAGCAGTTGCCTCTTTAAAAGGAAGCTTACATGGCGGTGCAAATGAAGCGGTTATGTACATGCTGTTAGAAGCAGGAAATGTTGAGAAATTTGAAGAGTTGCTGCAAAAGAAATTATATAACAAAGAAAAAATTATGGGATTTGGACATCGCGTCTACATGAAGAAGATAGATCCAAGGGCACTTATGATGAAAGAAGCTTTAAAACAGTTATGTGATGTAAAAGGTGATTATACATTATATGAAATGTGTGAAGCTGGAGAAAAGATTATGGAGAAGGAAAAAGGCATTTATCCGAACTTAGACTATTATGCAGCTCCAGTATATTGGATGTTAGGTATTCCAATTCAGCTGTATACACCAATCTTTTTCAGTTCAAGAACGGTGGGCTTATGTGCGCATGTGATTGAGCAACATACAAACAATCGATTGTTCCGTCCGCGTGTAAATTATATCGGCGAGCGACATGTGCTTAGTAAATAA
- a CDS encoding HesB/YadR/YfhF family protein, with translation MNIQIESRAMQWFQEEMNLQSGDFVRFVVRYGGNSTIQSGYSLGLAFEKPEDMAASTEKDGTRFFIDADDIWYFQDYDLVVSYHMEMDEIEFNYVK, from the coding sequence ATGAACATTCAAATTGAATCTAGAGCTATGCAATGGTTTCAAGAAGAAATGAATTTACAGAGTGGTGATTTTGTACGTTTTGTTGTTAGGTATGGCGGAAATAGTACCATACAATCTGGGTATTCTTTAGGACTAGCTTTTGAGAAACCTGAAGATATGGCTGCATCTACTGAAAAGGATGGCACCCGATTTTTCATAGATGCGGATGATATTTGGTATTTTCAAGACTATGATTTAGTTGTAAGCTATCATATGGAAATGGATGAAATTGAATTTAATTATGTAAAATAA
- a CDS encoding DUF5105 domain-containing protein, which produces MSLIASLTIGGLSACNTYVDSSKVKQGSVSKKSENANRPAEALTAYMNAGFYDKDIDKMSKLTGEDGKQFNEAMAEKVRKAVLSNYEGISSITEESVDNYFKNFKEAIRKKVKFETNVVYIYGEGKTAEVEIKSKPILVSSLRTKVEDEQKRILSENPSISNPKLIKQLYDYSPSILLEAEISSTEESLRVGMYNKGDDKWHINGEDIKGLPRILWKS; this is translated from the coding sequence ATGAGTTTGATAGCATCACTTACAATAGGTGGGCTAAGTGCTTGTAATACATATGTAGATTCATCGAAAGTAAAACAAGGCAGTGTATCTAAAAAGAGTGAAAATGCAAATAGACCAGCTGAAGCTCTAACAGCTTACATGAATGCGGGCTTCTATGATAAAGATATAGACAAAATGAGTAAATTAACAGGTGAAGATGGAAAACAATTTAATGAAGCGATGGCGGAAAAGGTTAGAAAAGCAGTCCTATCTAATTATGAAGGCATATCTAGTATTACAGAAGAATCAGTAGATAACTATTTTAAAAATTTTAAAGAAGCAATACGGAAAAAAGTGAAATTTGAAACGAATGTTGTATATATATACGGAGAAGGTAAAACTGCAGAAGTGGAAATAAAATCAAAGCCAATATTGGTATCAAGTCTGAGAACAAAAGTTGAAGATGAGCAAAAAAGAATATTAAGTGAAAACCCGTCAATATCTAACCCTAAATTAATAAAGCAACTATATGATTATTCACCTTCAATATTACTTGAAGCAGAAATATCTTCTACGGAAGAATCACTGAGGGTTGGCATGTATAATAAGGGTGACGATAAGTGGCATATAAATGGAGAGGATATAAAGGGTCTTCCAAGGATTTTATGGAAATCATAA
- a CDS encoding KTSC domain-containing protein, with translation MTLYPIISKNLVAVGYNPSSMILRIEFRNGTYDFYDVPESIYTGLRNAQSKSYYHDTYIKNSYRHTKI, from the coding sequence ATGACTTTATATCCGATAATTTCAAAAAATTTAGTCGCTGTAGGTTATAATCCATCATCTATGATTTTACGAATTGAATTTAGAAATGGCACATATGATTTTTACGATGTACCAGAAAGTATATATACAGGATTACGAAACGCACAATCCAAAAGCTATTATCATGATACTTATATTAAAAATTCCTATCGTCACACTAAAATTTAA
- a CDS encoding GH25 family lysozyme, with amino-acid sequence MGKHIIDISKWNGNIDWDVAASQIELAICRVQYGSRTVDERYKSYVTNLEQRGIPHAAYAYGCYVSVNDAVIEAKDFMERVSSNAKFLVLDVEDDTLKSCGPDKLAEASQVFIDTCKAAGWKVGLYVGHHMYNKYGLKGVKADFLWIPRYGGNKPTYPCDIWQYTETGNIKGIGKVDLNYLVGSKSLLWFVGSTSHVKNNSEQIVGIGIALSKYPEGYGVNLYENPAEPVFTGHITNKIPYLIFEGYWGGGDKDMIKLGNEQQWAKLEHFDVAWFHVHSKYPAGYGVNYYEEPECINFKGVINGSVSYRVWARKDGAIDIGQSSWVKEEHVVIK; translated from the coding sequence ATGGGCAAACATATTATTGATATTTCTAAGTGGAACGGTAATATCGATTGGGATGTGGCTGCATCGCAAATTGAGCTGGCGATATGTCGTGTGCAGTACGGTTCAAGAACAGTTGATGAACGGTATAAAAGTTATGTAACAAATCTGGAACAGCGTGGTATTCCGCATGCAGCGTATGCTTATGGGTGTTATGTTTCGGTTAATGATGCTGTTATAGAGGCAAAAGATTTTATGGAAAGAGTAAGTTCTAACGCTAAATTTCTTGTTCTTGATGTTGAAGATGATACGTTAAAAAGTTGCGGCCCTGATAAGCTAGCTGAAGCATCTCAAGTATTTATCGATACTTGTAAAGCTGCAGGGTGGAAAGTTGGATTATACGTAGGTCATCACATGTATAATAAATATGGTTTAAAAGGAGTGAAAGCAGATTTCCTTTGGATTCCACGCTACGGTGGTAATAAACCGACATATCCGTGTGATATATGGCAATATACTGAAACAGGAAATATCAAAGGGATTGGAAAGGTTGATTTGAATTATTTGGTTGGTAGTAAGTCTCTTTTATGGTTCGTAGGCAGTACAAGTCATGTGAAAAATAATTCAGAACAAATTGTAGGTATTGGAATTGCTCTTTCAAAATATCCTGAAGGTTACGGAGTTAATTTATATGAGAATCCAGCAGAGCCTGTATTTACTGGACATATCACAAATAAGATTCCTTATTTGATCTTTGAAGGGTATTGGGGTGGCGGAGATAAAGATATGATTAAATTAGGAAACGAGCAACAGTGGGCGAAATTAGAGCACTTTGATGTGGCGTGGTTTCATGTCCATTCAAAATACCCTGCTGGATATGGAGTTAATTATTACGAAGAACCTGAATGTATAAATTTTAAAGGTGTAATTAACGGCTCAGTTTCTTATCGGGTTTGGGCAAGAAAAGATGGTGCTATCGATATTGGACAAAGTAGTTGGGTTAAAGAAGAGCATGTAGTGATTAAATAA
- a CDS encoding transglycosylase domain-containing protein — protein sequence MSENYRSREERRQVQKKKQPSTNKEKIKGKTSLFRKFLIGCLILGIVALVGGVTTFFIMIKDAPKLEKEKLVNPLSAKIYSKDNKLIYEYGKEKRTNITYDQVPKLVEDAFLATEDARFYDHSGVDFKGTSRAILVSLTGNYGSQGGSTITQQVIKNYFLSMDKTPKRKAQEIYLAYKLEQQYSKHEILEMYLNKINLGNRSYGIATAAENYYSKELKELTLPEVAMLAGLPKGPSIYDPTKPQNVERATERRNVVLHLMNRHGYISKKQMEEASKVPVTEGLNDPKEPTEMPYPAFIDAVVKEVEKELPDANVGSDGLSIYTTLDENAQIYAEKLLNENSISYPNDKFQGAFTFMDTKTGEIRAIGSGRGENKATFKGHNMAIELDRSAGSTMKPIFDYGPAIEYLKWPTYHQLDDSPFKYSTGQEVRNADRTYKGSMTMRDALKMSRNIPAVKTAKEVGLSKAQSFAESLGIPFSKPAVEADAIGTNEASPTEIAGAYAAFGNDGKYIKPHFVKKVVYPDGKSQSFEPKSKRVMEDYTAYMITDMLRSVVKSGTGTTANVSSLDVAGKTGTTNYSAEDIEKYGIPASASRDSWFAGYTPQYTMAVWTGYMKNGPEDYISSTNTKIAQQIFKEMMSQFGTDTSRFKMPSSVVQEGDELRVKGAKRDSSPNPSTSNSNSSEQKKNEDQNKQQEQQKQTEEDKKQQEQNEENKKNEEQNKQKQDDATNNPSGNDQGNTTPPGNGNGQGNTTPPGNGNGQGNTTPPGNGNGQENTTLPGNGNGQGNTTPPGNGNGQGNTTPPGNGNGQGNTTPPGNGNGQGNTTPPSSGNGQGETASNPNGGQ from the coding sequence ATGTCAGAAAATTATCGTTCTCGAGAGGAGCGAAGACAAGTACAAAAGAAAAAGCAACCAAGTACTAATAAGGAAAAAATAAAAGGTAAGACATCTTTATTTCGTAAATTTTTAATTGGTTGTTTAATACTTGGAATCGTGGCGCTCGTAGGAGGAGTAACTACTTTTTTCATTATGATAAAGGATGCTCCAAAGCTTGAAAAAGAAAAGCTTGTCAATCCGTTATCAGCAAAAATTTATAGTAAAGATAATAAGCTGATATATGAATATGGGAAAGAGAAGCGAACAAATATTACGTATGATCAAGTACCGAAATTAGTAGAAGATGCCTTTTTAGCTACAGAAGATGCGCGTTTCTATGATCATAGTGGAGTTGATTTTAAGGGTACTTCACGTGCAATTTTAGTCAGCCTAACTGGGAATTATGGCTCACAAGGTGGTAGTACAATTACACAACAGGTTATTAAAAACTATTTCTTATCTATGGATAAAACGCCTAAGCGTAAGGCGCAAGAAATATATTTAGCTTATAAGTTAGAGCAACAATATTCGAAACATGAAATACTGGAAATGTATTTAAATAAGATTAACTTAGGAAATCGTTCTTATGGTATTGCAACAGCAGCTGAAAACTATTATTCAAAAGAGTTAAAAGAGTTAACTCTACCAGAGGTTGCGATGCTTGCGGGATTACCAAAAGGACCGAGTATTTACGATCCAACAAAACCACAAAATGTGGAAAGAGCAACAGAGCGTAGAAATGTTGTATTACATTTAATGAATCGACATGGATATATTTCGAAAAAACAAATGGAAGAAGCATCGAAGGTTCCAGTAACTGAAGGATTAAATGATCCTAAAGAACCTACAGAAATGCCGTATCCAGCATTTATAGATGCTGTGGTGAAGGAAGTAGAAAAAGAGTTACCGGATGCAAACGTTGGATCTGATGGTCTATCTATTTACACAACATTAGATGAAAATGCTCAGATATATGCAGAGAAGCTGTTAAATGAAAATAGTATTAGTTATCCGAATGATAAATTCCAAGGTGCTTTTACGTTTATGGATACAAAGACTGGAGAAATTCGCGCTATAGGTAGTGGGCGTGGTGAAAATAAAGCGACATTTAAAGGACATAATATGGCGATTGAACTAGATCGTTCAGCAGGTTCAACAATGAAGCCGATTTTTGACTATGGCCCAGCAATTGAATATTTAAAATGGCCAACTTATCATCAGCTTGATGATTCACCTTTTAAATATTCAACAGGACAAGAAGTTCGAAATGCTGATAGAACATATAAAGGTTCGATGACAATGCGTGATGCGCTTAAAATGTCACGCAATATACCAGCAGTTAAAACAGCGAAAGAAGTAGGATTAAGTAAAGCACAAAGTTTTGCGGAAAGTTTAGGCATTCCATTTAGTAAACCAGCAGTTGAGGCAGATGCGATTGGAACTAACGAAGCTTCACCAACTGAAATTGCAGGTGCATATGCTGCATTTGGTAATGATGGTAAATATATAAAACCACACTTCGTTAAAAAAGTGGTTTATCCTGATGGGAAATCTCAAAGTTTTGAACCAAAATCTAAACGTGTTATGGAAGATTATACAGCATATATGATTACGGACATGCTGCGTTCTGTTGTTAAATCTGGAACGGGTACAACAGCAAATGTAAGTTCCTTAGATGTTGCAGGTAAAACAGGAACAACAAACTATTCAGCTGAAGACATAGAGAAGTATGGTATACCAGCTAGTGCATCACGTGATAGTTGGTTCGCTGGCTATACACCGCAATATACAATGGCTGTGTGGACTGGATATATGAAAAATGGTCCTGAAGATTATATAAGTAGTACGAATACGAAAATTGCACAACAGATTTTTAAAGAAATGATGAGTCAGTTTGGAACAGATACGTCACGTTTTAAGATGCCAAGTAGTGTTGTTCAAGAGGGTGATGAATTACGTGTAAAGGGTGCAAAACGAGATTCTTCTCCAAATCCGAGCACGTCAAATTCAAACTCAAGCGAACAAAAGAAAAATGAAGATCAAAATAAGCAGCAAGAACAGCAGAAACAAACAGAAGAAGATAAAAAACAACAAGAACAAAATGAAGAAAATAAGAAAAATGAAGAGCAGAATAAACAAAAACAGGATGATGCAACAAATAATCCAAGTGGAAATGACCAAGGAAATACAACTCCGCCAGGCAATGGAAATGGCCAAGGAAATACGACTCCGCCGGGTAACGGAAATGGTCAAGGAAATACGACTCCGCCAGGTAATGGAAATGGTCAAGAAAATACAACTCTGCCGGGCAATGGAAATGGTCAAGGGAATACAACTCCGCCGGGTAACGGAAATGGTCAAGGGAATACGACTCCGCCAGGCAACGGAAATGGTCAAGGAAATACAACTCCACCGGGTAACGGAAATGGTCAAGGGAATACAACCCCACCGAGTAGCGGAAATGGCCAAGGAGAGACCGCTTCAAATCCAAATGGTGGTCAATAA